Genomic window (Candidatus Vicinibacter proximus):
TAAAAGAGATATATCAATTGATCCAGAGTCAAAAGAGTAAATATCAGTTTACTTCTCTGATAAACCCGACCGGCATTTTTTCATCATAATCACCTGCAATCATTGGTGTTTGTGCAAGCCCTGTATATTCTCTTACCTTGGTATAGACCCAATCGAAAAGCTCCTTAACGGTAATTGTCTTATTTTTATTCAGGTCTGCTTCACCTTTCAATCCACGAATTAAAAAATGAGAAAAAATTCCTTGTCTTAAACCGCCATCTTCCAATGAAAATTCCTTGCTTTTGGAAGACATCATGAAGGCAGTACCTCCAGAGGATTTATCCAGTTCATCATAAAAATAAATCAAAGAAGAGGCAAAGGCACTTTTTGCAGCCAGGAGACTGCCTGAATGACATGCATCAGCATAACAAATTTTGTGTTTTGCTTTTGATTTATTAAACATGTCTTTGACTTCATCATGACCAAGTGCATTTTCAAACCCATCGTAATCAATCGGAATAAAAGTTCCTTCCAGCCCATGACCTGAATAGTATAACATGATCACATCATTTTCATCTGCTTTCATATAGACTTCATTCATGGCTTTAAGAATATTGTTACGAGTTGCATCTTCATCAATTAATATTCTGACTTGTTCGTCAGGTAAAGCACCACCTTCAGGGCTTTTTAAAAAAGCAAAAATTCGGTATGCATCGTCATCGGCAAACTTAAGTGCAGGCATGTGTTCATAACGTGCAATACCGACCACTACAGCCCAAATTTTTACTGCATCATCCTTATCTACTTTTACTTTATTGTCAAAAACGAATTCTTTTTTACTGTGCAATTGTTTTGTTGCTTCACCATGATTCCAAATTGCGCCATAAATCAAGCCTGATTTGAAATACATCACGCCTTCACCATGAGGGGCATGAGCGTCCCATTCCCCTTCATATCTATCCCCATTGGCATATTGACAGATGCCTTTGCCTTTTGGTTCTCCATTAACAAATTCTCCTATATATTTTGAACCATCTGCATAATCAAGACTTCCTTTCCCAGATTTACAAAAGGATTTATTGCAATTGGGAATCAAATCCTTGTCTTTAATTTTTTCTTTTATTGGTTGTTCTTTAGATTCTGGTTTTTGAGCAAAATCTTCTGCCAGTACGGATATAGCTTTATCGAATTGCCATTGTCCGGACACGGTTTTATTTTTTCCATCAAAGAATTCTCCATAGCCATGACGTTTATTATTTTTCCATTCACCTTTGTAAGTAGATCCATCAGAATAAAAATAGCTACCCTGACCTTCAAACTTACCTTTGAGAAATTCTCCTTCATAGCGCTCACCTGAATGGAGATAATAAGATCCCTTGCCTCCGGGAAGTTCATTTTGCCATTGGCCCACATAGCGATCACCGTTTTTATATTCCATGGTTCCGTATCCCTGGATTTTGTCCATAACAAATGCGCCTACATATTGATCCCCATTATTAAAGATGAATTTCCCTTCTCCATGTCTGGTGCCGGATTTCCAGGTACCGAGGTATTTACTTCCATTAGCAAAATAAAAGATCCCCCTTCCCTGAATTTTTCCATTTACGAATTCTCCTGTATACCTTGATTTGTCAGTCATTATCATGGTGCCAAAACCATTGGTGCAATTACCTTTTACACAAGACTGCGCATCCACTAAAGAAATATGTACCATGAAAATTGTGAAAGCGATAAATAATTTCATTTTTTTTGTTTTCAATTTTGGAATGGTAAAGATATATGGATAGACAACAAGATTTAAGGATTTGATAGTTATATTACAATTAATCTTAATATAAGCAATTTTGAGGAACGTGTAAAATGTTACTCATATCCTAACAAATCAAAGGGGTCATTTATTATATGATCTTCTGGATTATATTTGCGGGATAATTTATTTTATGAAATATTTAAGTTTTGTATGTTTATTAGGTTTGCTTGTTTCCTGTAAAAATGAGCCCAAAATGTCCGCCCCGACATCAGAGACCCAATCCACTCATTCTCTAGGAGTTTATGGGGATACCATCAATACTGAAGGAGCTTTAAGTGTTGCAGATGCTATGGAAGCACTGAAGACCAATGATTCTGTAATGTGTGCGATCAGCGGTTATGTAACTGGTGTATGTCAGGCAAAGGGTTGCTGGATGGTGTTGAGTTCAAACCCTCAAGACAGTACCGGCTTTTTTGTTAAATTTAGAGATTATGGTTTTTTTGTCCCTCTTGATCTCGCCGGCAGCAAGGTAGTGATCAAGGGAAAGGCATTTAAAGAGGTCACCTCCATTGAAGAGCTTCAACACTATGCTGAAGACGAAGGTAAATCAAAAGAGGAAATCGCGTTGATCACTCAGCCTCAGGAAGAAATTAAGTTTTTGGCCGATGGTGTAGTCGTAGTTGAGGGTAAAAAATAATTGGTAATTTAATTACAAGTAATTCAAATGGCGAACCAGAAAATAGTTGATTGTCTAGGAGATAGAGCTTCCTATTACCTTGACCACCAATGTAAAACTATAAATAAAAGTCATCTCCACCTACCTTCTCCAGATAACATTGAAAAGGTTTGGATGGACAGTAACCGAAACATACCTACCCTAAGAAATTTACAGAGCATTTTTTTAACCGGTAGACTGTCTAACACTGGGTACGTATCCATTTTGCCGGTTGATCAGGGAATAGAGCACAGCGCCGGTGCTTCATTTGCACCTAATCCAATATACTTTGATCCTGAAAACATAGTAAAACTTGCTATTGAAGGGGGTTGTAATGCTGTTGCGTCAACTTATGGAGTTTTGGCGGCAGTATCCCGCAGATATGCGCACAGGATTCCATTCATTGTTAAGGTGAATCATAATGAATTATTGACTTACCCTAATAAATTCGATCAGATACTTTTTGGGACTATCAAGGATGCTTACAATATGGGTGCCGCCGCCGTTGGGGCAACAATTTATTTTGGTTCTAACGAAAGTGGGCGTCAAATTGTAGAAATTGCAGAAGCTTTCGAGCAGGCTCATTCTTTAGGTATGGCAACCGTGTTATGGTGTTATATCAGAAACAGTGGATTCAAAAAAGATGGAGTGGATTATCACACTTCAGCCGATCTTACCGGTCAAGCCAATCATCTTGGTGTGACCATTCAAGCAGACATCATTAAGCAAAAGTTACCAACTCTCAATAAGGGTTATGAAGCACTTAATATGGGAGGGTCTTCTTATGGTAAGTTAAATACCAAAATGTATACTGAATTAAGTAGTGACCACCCCATTGATTTATGCCGATATCAGGTAGCCAATTGTTATATGGGTCGAGCAGGTCTAATCAATTCAGGTGGTGAATCTAAAGGAGCTACGGATCTTGCAGAGGCAGTTACCACAGCCGTTATTAACAAGCGAGCTGGGGGAATGGGTTTAATTTCAGGTAGAAAGGCATTCCAAAAATCCATGGATGACGGGATTGCTCTTTTGCAAGCCATACAGGATGTGTATCTTGATTCCGAGGTTACAGTTGCATAAGCTAAATTTATTTTAACCCCAAGTTCGACTTGAAGCCTGGGTCCAAGACTTCACCAAGTTCCTGAGCTTTCAAAGCAATCGGGATTGCTTCCTCTTTTTTACCATCCGCATGAAGCGCCATGGCTTTTAGAACCCAATAATTTGCATTTAAAGAATCGTAGGAGATCGCCTTACTAAAATCTTCAGTGGCTTCGGTAAATCTTTTCAATTGATAATAAGTCATACCCCTTCCATAGTAAATGTCAGGACTGACGGGTAAAATTCTCAGGTAGTTAGTATAATCTGAAATTGACTTTTCATATTTTCCAAGAGTAGCGTGAAGGATGCCTAAATTTTTATAAGTTTCAGCAAAATTCGAATCCAGCCTAATTGCATGCCCGAAGTCTGATTCTGCTTTTTCCATCTCGCGCATCCTTGTAAAAATAATGCCACGGTTTACGTATGCTTTAATCTGTGTAGTATCCACGGAAATTGCATTGTTATAGCTGATCAATGCCTGAGGATCATTTTTTTCTTCTTTAAAAAAGTAGGTTCCCAGATTATAATGCGCAATAGTACAAAAGGGATATTTTTTACTGACATCTGTCCACAAGGACCTATCTGTTTTCCAGACTTTTGTTCTTGAATAGGATATACCTGAAAAGGCAATCAAAATAAAAACTGCACACGCTGAAACTAACGGTTTTACCCATAGTAAAGTACCATATTTTTTTATAAGTTGATCAATAATTATGGCAATAGAAAAGTACAATCCCAGATAAGGAATATAAGTATAGCGTTCTGAATAAAGTGCATTTCCAACTGTAACGAATTGCAATACCAGGGCAATGTTAAAAAAGAAAAACAGGAACCCAAATAAAGTAATTCGTCCTATTGCTGAGCTTCTGTACAATAAATAAAATAAAGGAATCAAACCAAACGGCGCGATCCTATAAATCCAAGGAAAATTTCCATCTGTCCTAAATGGAAATGGGTGTAATGCGGAAAGATGAATTGGAAAAAATAGATTGATCAAATAGCTAAAAAGTGCATAGCTCGATAACATAATTCTCTCCAACAAATTGTAATCCTCAAAATTGCCCACTGCAGAACCCTGTGCTTTTATGGTAATAAGTCCTAAAACGACAGAACCAACGAAGAATGGAATTTTTTCTAAAACTGAAGCGATATTGAATTTTCTTTCTCTATAGAAATCAATGACCATTAAACTTAGTGGAAAAGTCACTGCAGCTGGTTTTGAAAGTAACGAGAGAACAAACAGGATTAAACATAAAAGATAAAATATCCATTTATGCCAATTTTGTCTATCCAGGTAAATTAAATAGACAACAAGACCAAGAAGATAAAAAAATCCAAATAACACATCTTTGAACTGTGAAATCCATGCAACCGATTCTACATGCATAGGGTGAATCCCAAAGAGCAAGGCCACTGTTGAGGCGATCCAAATATTTCTTCTGCTGAGCAGAAAAGCAAATATAAATGCAAGAGATACATTTAATAAGTGTATCAAAAGATTTGTGTTATGGTAAAGTGCCGGATTAAGATTAGCGGTTTTATATTCCAGTAAAAAACCTATCATAGTAAGTGGATGATAGTTTCCTACAAAGTAGTTTGTATCAAAATAAAAGGGAATCGCCTCAGATAAAGGTTTTTTAAGCGTTTCGTTTCTAACGATATACTCCGCATCATCCCATACAAATTTATTGTTTATTACTGGGCTTAAAACTACTGCAGTAATAACGACAACTGCAATAAGGGTCAGGCTAAATTTGAATTTATTGGCTGATTTAGATTTTAGAGGGTCCTCCTGTTTGTTTATTTTATCTTTTTTCATTTCCGGATTAATGAGGTACTTGAAAATTTATGATCAAGTTGTATCAAATTTTAGAAATCTAAGATAAACAGTAATGAGTAATTGAGGCATATATATTTGAAAAGGGAAAATTTATGCTTAATCAATCACCATTAATTTTTTAGATAATTGTTTTCCATCCACACTAAGCACAACAAAATAAGTACCGGATTTTAGATTAAGAGATTGAGTATCGATTTTTTCCAGATATTTTCCGCTAGAGCGAATTTCATTATTTATAATTGAGCTCAACTTATTTCCCTGAAAATCCGAGATCCATAAGCTAACCAAACTCTTTTTCCTCAGTTTGAATGAAAAGCCTGAAGATTGGGATAAGGGGTTAGGATAAGGAACTTCAATAGAAGGTGACAATGGCGAGGAAGTTTCCTGAATAGAAGTCGCAATAATTTCAGGTTTTACCAAAGCTGTCCAAACCGATAGTTCGTTACCAGAAAGTCTGGTCCAGATTGGTCTGACAATATTATTATGCGCACTAATTCCGTTATAATCTCCAAAGAAAAAATTGGCTGAAGGAAAAAATGCAGATTCAGAAATCTTGAAATTTATAAATGTTTCGCCACCATCTTTAGATAAAGCCATATAGACATCTGTATTTTCATTTCTGTGATTCCTTCTATCATAAAATACAAACCAAAGCCAACCGGTAGTTTGATCAATAGTTACATTGGTAAAAAACTGATGAGCATTACTGTTATCGTTGTTGACTTTATTGGGAAGGGACCAAGTTTTTCCACCATCCTTACTTTTTGATAGCCAAATGTCTGTATTGTTTTCTCCATTGCGCTGATCAGACCAGTTGACATATATGGTCCCATGATGAGGTCCATGACTAAGATCACAAACGGTAAATGGCAATCCGTTTGCTCTATAAATTCCGGGGATACTGTAATCCCATCCGCCTGGTTGTTCACTGATAAAAATATCTTCGTTTAACCAGGTCTCACCCTTGTCCAAAGAGCGGTCGAACCAGATTTTATTTTGGTTTGACCAGGCAACATAAATTTGTCCTTCAGGACCTACACATGGAACAGCACCTTCCGCAGTATTATCGCTGTCCACACAATCACCTGATAGTTTATTTATTCTTTTAGCAACAGACCAGGTTTCTCCTCCGTCATCACTTTTTGAAAATAAGATGTTAGAACTATCCTTAGCGTTGTTGGAACCATATTTGTCAAATTGTGTCCAACATATATAAAGAGCATTTGTTTTTTTGTCTACAGTGATCCAATGTTTGTCTTGAGCCTTATTTCCATTAAGCCCGGTAAAACTTCCCTGGGACCAAGTTTTTCCACCATCTAAACTCTTTTGTGTGATGATTCTATCAATCCAATTCCCTGGTGCAGGTGGATTTGATAAATGTAAAAAATAAAATGCTCCGGCTGTGTCTGCTGCCAATACAGGATCCCCCCAAATACCCCATGGACAACTTAATGAAACCTGATTCCAACTTGCCCCGGCATCCTTTGAATAATAAACATTATCAATATTGGCAGCTGCAACCATTTGATCAGTATTATTGGGATTTATACAAATGGATGGTTCGTTTGGTGCATTTCGATCCCCTATAAAAACATTGGTATGTTGTGCATAAACCTTATTAAAGGAAATTATGCCAAGTATTCCAATGGCAACAAGTGGCAAGTAAAATTTATTCTTTGAATTCAATTGGTTTAATTTGTTATTCTAAAAAAAGATTTATTCTATTTTCAAGTAAAAAAATTTTGCACACTAATTTTTTACAATGATTTCAATAAGCTGAACATTTTCTCCAAGTAATTTGAAATAGTAAATTCCGGAAGTCCAAAATTTTGTATTTATTTCGGTCAAAGGATTATTTATTTTCTCTTTTAATATTACTTCTCCCATTACATTTAAAATTTCAAAATGTATTGGTTTTTGAATTAATCGTTCATCTAATTTTATGAAAACAACATCAGAAGTTGGGTTAGGACTAATTTGGCAACTAATTTTCTCCATAACATCAACTGTACCTGTGCTCACCTGTTTGATGAAATTGTTTGCAGAAATGATTGAAAGATACGGGTCAAATTGTATACTGTCCACTTCAAAAGGAAGCAGGATGTCAAATATTTCACCATTAAAGTTGTGCTCCAACCGTATCAGGGAATCTTTGCCTTGGCCAAAGACCTTAAGAGGAAGTGGCATTTCAAAAAAATCATTACTCGGATGCGATGTTGTTTGATCAATCTTAAAGTGAATACCCGATCTTGTTTTGTTCCATAAAATCTGATAAGAAGGAAAGCCTTCCCGATAAAACCAGTCTCCAAAAAATTCATCCAAATCTATTCCAGAACTATTTTCAAAAAAAGTTTGCAGATGGTTAGTCAGGGCATATCCGTAGGCATGATCAGAATCTTTGAGATAATTTCTAAGTGCATTAAAAAAAGCCTCATCCCCTATTTTCCAACGTATCATGTGAAGCACCATAGCACCTTTGGCATAGGATAGCCTTCCATTGAAAATTCTTCCGACGTTGGTAACATCATTTACCCAGACAGAGCCACCCGGCTGACTGACCACAGCATTAATTCGTTGGCTTAAAAATCTGGACCACCATTCCGGTCTGAGAAATTGGTAGCATAAACCGCTGGCATAAGTAGAGAAACCTTCATGAAGCCAAATGTCCTCCCAGTTTCCGCAGGTTACCTTATCCCCAAACCACTGATGTGCCAATTCATGTGCTAATAATTCATAGGAAAATCCACTTACGAAACTCATGGTTTGGTGTTCCATTCCACCACCCCAACCAAATTGAGCATGCCCATACTTTTCATCTGCAAATGGATATTCGCCAAAAAGCTTATTGTATAGTTGAATCACTTCATGTAATTCTTTGGTCTGTGATTTAGCCTCATCCAGATTTTCAGGAAAGACATAATTAAGAATGTTTAATGTTCTTCCACTTTCCAATCTTACCTGCTCGTTGTACTGAGCATAATTGGTTACAGCTATTGCCACTAAATATGCAGGAATAGGGTATCTGTGTTTCCATTTGCAAATAATTTCCGAGCCATTAATTTCTTCACTGACAAGTAGTCCATTGGATGCTGTCCGAAAATTGCTGGGAGAAGATACCCATATATCGGTTGAATCTATTTTGTCATTTAAATCCTGTTTACAAGGCCACCAGCTTTTAGCTCCATAAGGTTCTGAAAGCGTCCAAATTATGGGGATGTCTGCATGCGTACTTTGAACAAAAGAACCAAATCCAGTTGAGACCGGGGCGCCTTCATATACCACAGAAATACTGTCTAAGGCACCCTTAGAAATTTTTGAAGGTAGAAAAATTTTAAGTACGTCGTTGCCTGGCTTTGAACTACTGACGCTGGCTCCATGATAGTTTACTTCTTTGATTTGCATATTATCAGCTAAATCAAAATGTATAATATCCAGTTCATCTTCCAGAGCAAGGAAATAAGAGGTAACAGTTCCTTTGATGTAGCTTACAGAGGGATCAACTGACAATTCAAGTCGTTGGTATTTAAGGTCAAAATTTTGAGTCAGAGGATTTGGGTGGAAATTCTGGATACTTTTTGGCTGACTTTCTGTGTCCGGAAAGCTTTGAATAAAATCCTTACAATGAAAAACTTCCTGACCAGATAGAGATAAGGTACAGATTAAAAGTAGTCCCAATTTAATTAACTTCATAGTTTTTGCCTTATAAACGTCAAAAAGTCCAAAATAGCTCCATTTTAGCCTAAATTTCTAAAAAATTCAGCAATGTTTATTGGATTTGTTTTAACCTTTATTATTTAATGCCTAATTATATCAAATTAAAAATAGATGATTATCTGATAAACCTTACTCATCCAATTTATTTTCCATTTTCATAAGTAAAGTATAAGCACCTTTCAATACAATATTTTTTTTGTTAAATAGTTCATGATTCATTATTTCGACCATCCCATTTTCCTGGGCACCTATCACTGCTTCTAAACGTTGATATTGATTTTTACCAAGCTTAACAAAAAGATAATTTTTACTTTCAAATGTGACAACTGCATCCTCTGAAATAATGTAGGCAGGTTTTGCAGTGGTTTCAAGGTCAGCATTCATGTACATGCCATGCATCAATGATTTATCCTTGGTTTGAAAATTGCAAAGAATTGAACTGGCGCCATCCGATGTGATATCTTTATTTATGAGTAAAATATTACCAAAATATTTTTTCTCAGGATTAAAATTGTTGTACGCAATAATTTGTTGTCCAATTGAAATTTTATTCATATCTTTTTCAAATACCTTTAATACCAAATGGTAGTCTGAAGGATTAATGAGTTCAAAAATGATGTCTGTAGGATTCACATATGTTCCAATATTCATGTTTACTTTAGAGACATAACCGTTGATTGGAGAAATGATGGCTATGCTTTTCGAGATGTTATTTTCCGTAAGACTAGCAGGATTTACGTGAATCAGTTTTAATTTTTCAATCAATGCATTCAAGGCTACTTTTAGTTGTTCAAATTCCATTTGGGTTTGTTCAAAAATCTTATCACTTGTGGCTTTACTTTGATTAAGATCTTTTTGACGTTTAAATTCAGATTCTGCATATTTTAATTTTAATTTAGTATTTAAGAATTCCTGCTGCAAATGAATATACTGCTGGTCTTCCATAGTAGCAATTCTCTCACCTTTGGAGACCCGCATTCCTGGCATTAATTTTGAGTGACTCAAAAATCCACCCAATGGCATACCAACAGAAATTAAATTTTGTGGAGGAACCTGGATGTGGCCGTTTAATTTAATTACGGATGAGATATTTTTAGATTCCAACGTTCCAAATTCAATCTGAATAGATTCACTTTGTGCTTCAGTTAAATCTATTATGTCTAATTCATTTTCAATAATTTCTTGTTTTGGGGTGTTTGTTTCTTTAGTTCCACAAGTCGTGAACAATAGTAATATGATAATTGAGATTATATTTTTCATTTTAATAATTTGTTGAATTTAAGTAATTGATTTCGATAATGCTATCATTTAATTCTTTTACAGCATTCAGATAATCATTTTGTACAGTAATGGTTTGATTCATAATCATCACCCATTCCAAATAATTGATGTCCCCTTTTTTAAGTTGCGTATCGATGGTCTGGACAAGAATATTTGCGTTTTGGAGAGCATAGTTTTCAAAGTATTCCACAGAAGCAAGTAAATTTTGATAATTTAACATTGAATTTATTATACTGTTTTGAAGCCTTTGTATTTGTTCCTCTTTAGATAAATCGGCTTCTTTTTCAATATAATGAGAAGCATTAATCCTGGCCTTCTGCGCTTTAAAGGATATGGGGATCCCAATTCCAATCATGACAGAATTAAACCTTTTGGATGAATTGTATAAAACATTGTCGGCTCCGGTACCTCTCATGCTCATGTTTGAGTATCCAAGACTCATTATGGGCAACAATTTAGATTTTTCCAACTGTGTCATTTGATGAGCAAGTAAGATCTGTTGTTCTGCTGCATGGACAATTGGGTGTTGATTGTTTATTATTTTCGACTGAATAGGTGGAGGTTCAAATTTGATGGTTTTGAATTCAGGTTCAAAATCAAATGAAATATTTAATAAATTTTTTAGATTATTTTTGATGACAACCAGATTTTGTTGAACATTCGTTTTCTGAAGACGTATATTACCTAGCATTAAATCATAGGTTGTTTTTTCCATTATATTGCTTTCACCTTTATCGTATCGGAGTGTAGCTTGTTGCACAAGAACAGAGAAGATGCTATCTGATTTATTCAGAATATTTTCTTTTTCAATAAGTATTATTAAATTGGAAAAATTTTGCATTACTATTTTTTTGATGTCAGCCTGCTTAAGATTCATAAATGAAAGTTGAATCTGATATTCTTGTTCATACACCTTTCTTTGTCTTTTATATACAATAGGAAGGCTGACCGATTGATTGATTCCAAATGCAAAATCTGTATAGACACTGTTAATTTGACCAATATCAGAGGAAATGTTGGTAAATGGAATGTCAAAAGCAGATTTGATTATTTCCCGTTTATGTTCTGCATTGGCTTTTATTGTCTTTAAGCTTAAATTGTGCTTAAGAGCCTGGTCCACAGCTTCCTCCATAGTGAATGATTTTTGTGCGTGAGTGTTTATGGTGGAGCTTAGGATAATTATTAGAATTGTTGTAATGGAATGTTTCACTGATTTCATTTTTATATTTTTTTCAAAAATTACATAAAGAACCGGAAGGACAAAAAGCGTTAGGAGAGTAGCTACAATCAAACCTCCTATAACTACGGTAGCAAGTGGACGTTGTACTTCGGCTCCAGCACCATCGCTTAAGGCCATGGGTAGAAAACCTAACGAAGCCACCATTGCGGTCATTAACACCGGCCGAAGACGTACCTTGGAGCCCATAAGTACAATTCGGTGAAGATCTTTTAAGCCTGATTCTTTTTGTCTGTTGAATTCTGCAATAAGTACAATCCCATTAAGTACTGCTACGCCAAATAGTGCTATAAATCCGACTCCGGCACTGATGCTAAATGGCATACCTCTTATTGAGAGAAACAAAATTCCTCCAATTGCAGAGAGCGGAATAGCAGTATAAATTAGTAAGCTGTGTCGGATGGAGTTGAAAGCAAAGAACAGTAAAATGAAGATCAAAATAAGGGAAACAGGAACTGCAACACTTAGTCTTTTTTTAGCCGCAATCAAATTTTCGAACGCACCCCCATAAGTGACATAATATCCTGCAGGAAACTTTATATTCTCCTCTACTTTTAATGTTAATTCGTCAACGATACTTTGAATGTCGCGGCCTTCAATGTTAAACCCTACCACTATTCTGCGTTTGGCATCTTCTCTCTGAATTTGGTTAGGCCCATTTTTGATTTCCACTTTGGCAAGGAGATATAGTGGAATATTTTGTCCGTCGGGTGTAGGAATAAGAAGATTTTTAACATCGTCAAGCTTTTTTCTTTGATCAAGATTTAGTCGTACTATTAGTTCAAATCTTTTTTCTCCTTCATAAATTTGTCCAGCCGAGTACCCTGCGAAAGCAGTATTGATTACATTATTTATATCTTTGATACTAAGTTTGTATTGAGCAACCACATCCCTTTCAAAATTAATAATGATTTGTGGTATTCCTGAGATGGGTTCAATGTATAAATTCTGGCTACCTTCCACCTGATTTACGAGAGCGCCAAGTTTTTCTGCATACGATGCAAGTGTGTCCAGATCTTCACCAAATATTTTGCATACCACATCTTGTCTTGCTCCTGTCATGAGTTCGTTAAATCTCATTTGTACAGGATATTGAAAACTTGCTGTAATTCCTGGTACATTTTGTAAAGAGAGAGACATTTTTTCTGCCAATTCATCAAATGTCTTGGCAGAGGTCCATTTTTTTTTATCTTTCAGTATGACCATCATGTCACTTGCTTCCATTGGCATAGGATCGGTGGGTACTTCACCGCTTCCAATCTTAGTTACCACTTTTTCTACTTCAGGAAAATCTGTGATTAGAATATGAGCAGCTTTTTGAGTGTGTTCGATGGTGGTTTTGAGGTTGCTCCCTGTAAGCACTCTCGTATCCACAGCAAAATCCCCTTCTTCCAATGCTGGAATAAATTCTCCACCTAACATTGTAAGTCGAATAATTGCCAATGTAAATAATGTAAATGCTAGGAGTAGGACAGTTTTTGGGAACTCTAAAATTTTAGTCAGTGAATTTTGATATAATTTTTCAATGCG
Coding sequences:
- a CDS encoding T9SS type A sorting domain-containing protein, with protein sequence MKLIKLGLLLICTLSLSGQEVFHCKDFIQSFPDTESQPKSIQNFHPNPLTQNFDLKYQRLELSVDPSVSYIKGTVTSYFLALEDELDIIHFDLADNMQIKEVNYHGASVSSSKPGNDVLKIFLPSKISKGALDSISVVYEGAPVSTGFGSFVQSTHADIPIIWTLSEPYGAKSWWPCKQDLNDKIDSTDIWVSSPSNFRTASNGLLVSEEINGSEIICKWKHRYPIPAYLVAIAVTNYAQYNEQVRLESGRTLNILNYVFPENLDEAKSQTKELHEVIQLYNKLFGEYPFADEKYGHAQFGWGGGMEHQTMSFVSGFSYELLAHELAHQWFGDKVTCGNWEDIWLHEGFSTYASGLCYQFLRPEWWSRFLSQRINAVVSQPGGSVWVNDVTNVGRIFNGRLSYAKGAMVLHMIRWKIGDEAFFNALRNYLKDSDHAYGYALTNHLQTFFENSSGIDLDEFFGDWFYREGFPSYQILWNKTRSGIHFKIDQTTSHPSNDFFEMPLPLKVFGQGKDSLIRLEHNFNGEIFDILLPFEVDSIQFDPYLSIISANNFIKQVSTGTVDVMEKISCQISPNPTSDVVFIKLDERLIQKPIHFEILNVMGEVILKEKINNPLTEINTKFWTSGIYYFKLLGENVQLIEIIVKN
- a CDS encoding efflux RND transporter periplasmic adaptor subunit, producing MKNIISIIILLLFTTCGTKETNTPKQEIIENELDIIDLTEAQSESIQIEFGTLESKNISSVIKLNGHIQVPPQNLISVGMPLGGFLSHSKLMPGMRVSKGERIATMEDQQYIHLQQEFLNTKLKLKYAESEFKRQKDLNQSKATSDKIFEQTQMEFEQLKVALNALIEKLKLIHVNPASLTENNISKSIAIISPINGYVSKVNMNIGTYVNPTDIIFELINPSDYHLVLKVFEKDMNKISIGQQIIAYNNFNPEKKYFGNILLINKDITSDGASSILCNFQTKDKSLMHGMYMNADLETTAKPAYIISEDAVVTFESKNYLFVKLGKNQYQRLEAVIGAQENGMVEIMNHELFNKKNIVLKGAYTLLMKMENKLDE
- a CDS encoding CusA/CzcA family heavy metal efflux RND transporter, which translates into the protein MLNHIIEFSIKNKLLIGLFTIMLIVYGSYQATQLPIDAVPDITDNQVQVITIAPSFGATDIERLVTYPIEQANSNINGLKEIRSFSRFGLSLVTVVFDDATDIYWARQQVAERLQQVQTQIPQGIGTPELGPISTGLGEIYQYVVRPEKGFETKYDATELRTIQDWIVRRQLLGVKGVAEVSSFGGKLKQYEISVHPDKLQAFHITLHDVFTALEENNQNTGGAYIEKGPSVLYIRSEGILNSKEDIQGILVKTSELGTPIFLRDVADINIGFATRYGAMCLNDQGEVSGAIVMMLKGANSSEVIKNVKERISQIQKTLPEGVVIEPFLDRTKMVNNAISTVEKNLLEGALIVVFILVLFLGNFRAGILVASVIPLAMLFAIILMNTFGVSGNLMSLGALDFGLIVDGAVIIVEAVMHQLTHSKSFVHINRLTQSEMDNNVKSSASKMMNSAVFGQIIILIVYLPIFTLQGIEGKMFKPMAQTVAFALVGAFLLSLTYIPMMSAIVLSKKLRHEPNISDRIMFRIEKLYQNSLTKILEFPKTVLLLAFTLFTLAIIRLTMLGGEFIPALEEGDFAVDTRVLTGSNLKTTIEHTQKAAHILITDFPEVEKVVTKIGSGEVPTDPMPMEASDMMVILKDKKKWTSAKTFDELAEKMSLSLQNVPGITASFQYPVQMRFNELMTGARQDVVCKIFGEDLDTLASYAEKLGALVNQVEGSQNLYIEPISGIPQIIINFERDVVAQYKLSIKDINNVINTAFAGYSAGQIYEGEKRFELIVRLNLDQRKKLDDVKNLLIPTPDGQNIPLYLLAKVEIKNGPNQIQREDAKRRIVVGFNIEGRDIQSIVDELTLKVEENIKFPAGYYVTYGGAFENLIAAKKRLSVAVPVSLILIFILLFFAFNSIRHSLLIYTAIPLSAIGGILFLSIRGMPFSISAGVGFIALFGVAVLNGIVLIAEFNRQKESGLKDLHRIVLMGSKVRLRPVLMTAMVASLGFLPMALSDGAGAEVQRPLATVVIGGLIVATLLTLFVLPVLYVIFEKNIKMKSVKHSITTILIIILSSTINTHAQKSFTMEEAVDQALKHNLSLKTIKANAEHKREIIKSAFDIPFTNISSDIGQINSVYTDFAFGINQSVSLPIVYKRQRKVYEQEYQIQLSFMNLKQADIKKIVMQNFSNLIILIEKENILNKSDSIFSVLVQQATLRYDKGESNIMEKTTYDLMLGNIRLQKTNVQQNLVVIKNNLKNLLNISFDFEPEFKTIKFEPPPIQSKIINNQHPIVHAAEQQILLAHQMTQLEKSKLLPIMSLGYSNMSMRGTGADNVLYNSSKRFNSVMIGIGIPISFKAQKARINASHYIEKEADLSKEEQIQRLQNSIINSMLNYQNLLASVEYFENYALQNANILVQTIDTQLKKGDINYLEWVMIMNQTITVQNDYLNAVKELNDSIIEINYLNSTNY